Sequence from the Scomber scombrus chromosome 1, fScoSco1.1, whole genome shotgun sequence genome:
CTACTTTACCCATAAGAGCACTGTTATGTTTATTGACATAGTCGATGGCTTTGCGCCTGTACAAATAAAGAGTGACTCTGTCAGACAAAGCCTTTCGACAGTCATTCAGTGATCACACATTAAGTCCAAAGTTTAAACATATGATCATAGTCTATTTTTAGAAAGGACACAGTGAAGTGCTTAACTAAAGTATGACAACATTTCAGGTGTGCTTCCTTTTGTTCTCTTGTTTATCTGTGAAACCAAATAAGTTAGACAGATAGGTTAAACAACTGCAGGTTTAACCATTTGTGCTTCTTAGCAAAGCTGTGCAAAGATGGTAGATCTAAGGAAtaaaataagtaagtaaaatgTTATAACAAACAATATTAATGGCCAACACTACGACAGCAAGACtaatatttttctattaacaTAAATACTCGCTTACCTTACTAAATTTGTCATTGCTAGGATCTCCGGGTCATTTTTGTATGGTTTGgccttggggaaaaaaatgaaaagttatgcCTGCTTTGAAGAATTAAGTATATTTTCACTGTTGAATTACAATGACCACAAAATACTTTAAGCAAATCATTCTAATTAGAAATATTCTTACACTGAGTATatgtaaaataagtaaatttTTCAAACTATTTCTGTCACACCTCTTGAGAGTCAAAGGGGTTGATTCCTGACTTCATCAACATGTTGGCTAGGACCAGGTACTTCAGGCATGTTGTCCTTCTGGGGCTTCCAGACTCATCATAGTTTTTAAAGGCCTCAAAGAAATCTGTGTGAGCTTTCTCAAACTCACCCTCTCTCAGATGCATTTTCCCACCACACTCTGGTTGAGACCAAACAAGCACAGGTCATTCATCAAAAAGCTTTGACAGTGCACAGTGCGATAGTCATCAGGTAAATATCTGTTCTATAAATGAAGGGATTTAAAAGCTGTCGTACCTCGGATAACACCCATTATTAGTGGGTGAGGAATGGCAGATTTAATATGAAGTGACTGCTCATACAGGGCTTTcaatttcttgttgtttttctgtgctgtGTACATCTGTATTTCTAGAGCATAGATCTCCAACAGCTGTGTGCCTTTCTTCAGGTCATCCTCTCCATCATCTGTCTGAGattgacagaaagacagaacaTCCAGTTAGGGTCATCATGTCTATTTATCAAATTATAATAATCTGTCTGTATCATTAAAGCAGCAGATACATGTTTAGAAAGGCCCTACTTTGGTTAAAGAGTTTGATATTCAGGGAAAGTGACACTATTTACTGATTATCACAGTTGGAATTATCAAGCAAATAAAGTTGAGCAACtacaacacattttaagtgaGATCTACAAAGTACTATTTTTTAGGTTTAAATCCAAGGAAAATAGTAAAGGAGGTTAAGTACCTGACATGACTGGTGAAGTTGCCTGAGGATCTTCTGCAGTTTCCCATACTCTTCTCTCTCCAGGTACAGCTTCCCCAACTAGAGAGGGGAAAACAATCAGAGCACTTCCAAGCACTTGTTTTTTTACCAAGATATGATGAAATAAGTGGTTAACCTGTGTTTACCTTTGTGTTAGTTTTAAACCATAGTCTGTCATTTTTCGCATCTTTCAAAGCCTCCAATGTGGTTTCGTAGAACTCCTGTAGCAAGTCCATCTAGTAATACAAGAACGCACATTGAGAACAACCACTGCTGCCCACTGTGTTTTCCTCTGTCTCATACTGTCTATCCATACCTGTTTGGAGGTAGAGATGTAGTCCAGGATGGAGTTGATGGACTTTTCTGAATAGTTCCTGGTGACAGCACTTCGGATATATGTAAGCAGCTGCTTGTATCTGTTCATCATCTCTGGAAAGTTGGTCTGCAGGGTTAAAGCCACACAGAAAACCACTTATTATGGATTCATGACTTATAGGATATGATTAAACACATGATGGTCAGTGGTACAATAACATACCAGCTTGAAATTGATTTTGATCATCTGTTTCAATGCTTTGAATCCCcattctcctttctctccttctagTTCCAATACCTGaacacaaaacaagaaaaaaaacaagaagtggTAGTGAAAGAGTGAGTTATGCAGAGATGTATAGAACAAACACCATATTTTTATGGAGTAGCACTCCACCTTCTGGAAACTGCTGAGTGCTGCTTTGGGATCATCCTCCTTCAGTGCTTTGGAGTTGTAGTACTGGTTCTCCAGGTCCACATTTGGCTCTGAATTGCTGTCTTCTGAGTATTCCTAAGTTTAAACACATGAGCATTTCAAAGTTCAAATAACAAAATCCACAGGTGATGGATTACACATTGGTAATAGGTTACCACGTTTGCTAACAAAACAATAGCCCAAATACAAAGCTGTGGATGGCAGACTGCTTCTCAGTATTATTCTGCATTAACGAGCCTCGGCTAGCGTTAGCCACAGCTTGCTAACT
This genomic interval carries:
- the cops2 gene encoding COP9 signalosome complex subunit 2 isoform X2; its protein translation is MSDMEDDFMCDDEEDYDLEYSEDSNSEPNVDLENQYYNSKALKEDDPKAALSSFQKVLELEGEKGEWGFKALKQMIKINFKLTNFPEMMNRYKQLLTYIRSAVTRNYSEKSINSILDYISTSKQMDLLQEFYETTLEALKDAKNDRLWFKTNTKLGKLYLEREEYGKLQKILRQLHQSCQTDDGEDDLKKGTQLLEIYALEIQMYTAQKNNKKLKALYEQSLHIKSAIPHPLIMGVIRECGGKMHLREGEFEKAHTDFFEAFKNYDESGSPRRTTCLKYLVLANMLMKSGINPFDSQEAKPYKNDPEILAMTNLVSAYQNNDITEFEKILKTNHSNIMDDPFIREHIEELLRNIRTQVLIKLIKPYTRIHIPFISKELNIDVCDVESLLVQCILDNTIHGRIDQVNQLLELDYQKRGGARYTALDKWTNQLNSLNQAIVSKLT
- the cops2 gene encoding COP9 signalosome complex subunit 2 isoform X1, yielding MSDMEDDFMCDDEEDYDLVLASEEYSEDSNSEPNVDLENQYYNSKALKEDDPKAALSSFQKVLELEGEKGEWGFKALKQMIKINFKLTNFPEMMNRYKQLLTYIRSAVTRNYSEKSINSILDYISTSKQMDLLQEFYETTLEALKDAKNDRLWFKTNTKLGKLYLEREEYGKLQKILRQLHQSCQTDDGEDDLKKGTQLLEIYALEIQMYTAQKNNKKLKALYEQSLHIKSAIPHPLIMGVIRECGGKMHLREGEFEKAHTDFFEAFKNYDESGSPRRTTCLKYLVLANMLMKSGINPFDSQEAKPYKNDPEILAMTNLVSAYQNNDITEFEKILKTNHSNIMDDPFIREHIEELLRNIRTQVLIKLIKPYTRIHIPFISKELNIDVCDVESLLVQCILDNTIHGRIDQVNQLLELDYQKRGGARYTALDKWTNQLNSLNQAIVSKLT